From a region of the Sminthopsis crassicaudata isolate SCR6 chromosome 6, ASM4859323v1, whole genome shotgun sequence genome:
- the LOC141546284 gene encoding uncharacterized protein LOC141546284 isoform X1 — translation MGPGSLGPPQEVMTFKDVAVDFTQEEWGLLDPSQKQLFKEVMVENAQNLLSLGLPFPREEAISYFEPREVLWMLDQQSLMRCSPGELRLKMKETPAELSHSVGESPKQWFMGDGACDITWRKSCTTQERIQLKERHCEFTKCGKGFIKKENLTVQLRIHTGKKAYECNQGGKDFTNRTLLNLHQKTYTGEKPCECNQCGKRFRQKGVLIRHQRIHTGEKPYECNQCGKAFREKGTLIGHKRIHTGEKPYECNQCGKAFRSKEGITGHQRIHTGEKPCECNQCGKRFRLKGDLIRHQRIHTGEKPYECNQCGKAFRDKGGLNSHQKLHTGEKPYECSQCGKRFIKKGTLLLHQRIHTGEKPYECNQCGNAFIGNGALIRHQRIHTGEKPYECNQCGKAFRSKGCLIGHQRIHTGEKPYECNQCGKSFLKKGTLLLHQRIHTGEKPYECNQCGKAFIENGALIRHKRIHTGEKPFECNQCGKAFRDKRALTVHERIHTGEKPYECNQCGKAFRDKRALTVHQRIHIGEKPYECYQCGKGFRNKRALTVHQRIHTGEKPYECNQCGNSFGSKGNLIRHQRIHTGEKPYECNHCGKDFRKKESLILHQRIHTGEKPYGCNQCGKAFRSKKGLIDHQKIHTGEKPFECNKCGKGFRSKRGLTGHQMLHTGEKP, via the exons GAGGTTATGACATTCAAGGACGTGGCTGTGGACTTCACCCAGGAGGAGTGGGGGCTCTTGGACCCATCTCAGAAGCAGCTGTTCAAGGAGGTCATGGTGGAGAATGCCCAGAACTTGCTCTCCCTGG GGCTTCCATTTCCAAGAGAAGAGGCAATCTCTTATTTTGAGCCAAGGGAAGTACTATGGATGCTGGACCAACAAAGCCTGATGAGATGCTCTCCAG gagaGCTCAGacttaaaatgaaagaaactcCTGCAGAGCTAAGCCATTCTGTGGGAGAAAGTCCCAAGCAGTGGTTCATGGGTGATGGAGCCTGTGATATTACTTGGAGAAAAAGCTGTACAACACAGGAGAGAATCCAGCTTAAAGAGAGACATTGTGAATTTACCAAATGTGGaaaaggttttataaaaaaagaaaatcttactgTACAATTGAGAATCCACACAGGAAAGAAagcttatgaatgtaaccagggtggaaaagattttacaaataGAACCCTGCTTAATTTACATCAGAAAACctacactggagagaagccttgtgaatgtaaccaatgtggaaaaagATTTAGACAAAAAGGTGTTCTTAttagacatcagagaatccatactggagagaaaccttatgaatgtaaccagtgtggaaaggcttttagagaaAAGGGAACCCTTATTGGACAtaagagaatccatactggagagaaaccttatgaatgtaaccagtgtggaaaggcttttagaagcAAAGAAGGTATCACTGgtcatcagagaatccacacaggagagaaaccttgtgaatgtaaccaatgtggaaaaagATTTAGACTAAAGGGCGATCTTAttagacatcagagaatccacactggagagaaaccttatgaatgtaaccagtgtggaaaggcttttagagacAAGGGAGGTCTCAATAGTCATCAGAAactccacactggagaaaaaccttatgaatgtagcCAGTGTGGAAAACGTTTTATAAAAAAGGGAACTCTTCttttacatcagagaatccacactggagagaaaccttatgaatgcaaCCAGTGTGGAAATGCTTTTATAGGAAACGGAGCTCTTATTAGacatcaaagaatccacactggagagaaaccttatgaatgtaaccagtgtggaaaggcttttaggaGCAAGGGATGTCTCATTGgtcatcagagaatccacactggagagaaaccttatgaatgtaaccagtgtggaaaaaGTTTTCTGAAAAAGGGAACTCTTCttttacatcagagaatccacactggagagaaaccttatgaatgcaaccagtgtggaaaggcttttatagAAAACGGAGCTCTTATTAGACATAAAagaatccacacaggagagaaaccttttgaatgtaatcagtgtggaaaggcctttCGAGACAAGAGAGCCCTTACTGTACAtgagagaatccacactggagagaaaccttatgaatgtaaccaatgtggaaaggcctttagaGACAAGAGagctcttactgtacatcagagaattcacattggagagaaaccttatgaatgttaCCAATGTGGAAAGGGTTTTAGAAACAAGCGagctcttactgtacatcagagaatccacactggagagaaaccttatgaatgtaaccaatgtggaaactCATTTGGAAGCAAGGGAAATCTTAttagacatcagagaatccacactggagaaaagccttatgaatgtaaccattgtggaaaagattttagaaaaaaggaaTCTCTTAttttacatcagagaatccacactggagagaagccttatggatgtaaccagtgtggaaaggcttttagaagtAAGAAAGGTCTCATTGAtcatcagaaaatccacactggagagaagccttttgAATGTAACAAGTGTGGAAAGGGTTTTAGAAGCAAGAGAGGCCTTACTGGACATCAAATGTtgcatactggagagaagccttag